The Pseudomonas cavernicola DNA segment CTCATACAACTGCGCACCACCGATCAGCATCAACTCTTCGGCATCCTCAGCACGCGCCCAGGCTTCGGCACGGATCAGCGCCGCCTCCAACGACGGGAAGACTTCGGCGCCTTCCAGCCGCAAACCCGGCTGACGGCTGACCACCAGATTGAGGCGGCCCGGCAACGGCCGGCCGAGGGAATCCCAGGTCTTGCGGCCCATGATGATCGGCTTGCCGAGGGTCAGCGCCTTGAAGTGCTTGAGATCCACCGGCAAATGCCAGGGCAGTTGATTGTCGCGGCCGATCACGCGGTTGTCGGCGATGGCGGCGATGAGACAGAGGGGGAGTGTTTTTTTCATAGCGGCGAGGATAACGGCTCCGGGGACCGGAAAGAAAGCAAACGGATGATGGGCTCGCCCTGAGCGGTTATCCTCTGGGCACAGCCTAAGCACGAGCCGCCG contains these protein-coding regions:
- a CDS encoding dihydrofolate reductase, which encodes MKKTLPLCLIAAIADNRVIGRDNQLPWHLPVDLKHFKALTLGKPIIMGRKTWDSLGRPLPGRLNLVVSRQPGLRLEGAEVFPSLEAALIRAEAWARAEDAEELMLIGGAQLYEQGLRQADRLYLTRVALSPEGDAWFPEYADSDWRMASSIEHAATAETPGYAFEVWERR